A window from Deltaproteobacteria bacterium encodes these proteins:
- a CDS encoding glutamate synthase has product TRNPYAGALAIDGEDGGTGAAYNVSMNHTGHPIASNVRDAYLTLVNLGMQNEIPLIAGGGIGKNGNLAANAAALIMLGASAVQVGKSVMQAAAGCLGSETDRCNVCNIGICPKGITSQDPRIYRRLDPEKVAERLVDMFVAFDVELRKIFAPLGRSTSLPVGMSDALGINDYHAAERLRIKYVV; this is encoded by the coding sequence ACACGCAACCCCTACGCCGGAGCCCTGGCCATTGACGGCGAGGACGGTGGGACCGGCGCGGCCTACAACGTTTCCATGAACCACACCGGCCATCCCATCGCCTCCAATGTCCGTGACGCCTACCTGACTCTCGTCAATCTCGGCATGCAGAACGAGATACCCCTTATCGCCGGGGGCGGCATCGGCAAGAACGGCAACTTGGCCGCCAATGCCGCGGCCCTGATCATGCTCGGGGCCAGCGCCGTCCAGGTCGGAAAATCCGTCATGCAGGCCGCTGCCGGATGCCTGGGATCGGAAACCGACCGCTGCAATGTCTGCAACATCGGCATCTGCCCCAAAGGCATCACCTCCCAGGATCCGCGAATCTACCGTCGACTGGACCCCGAAAAAGTGGCCGAGCGCCTCGTGGACATGTTTGTGGCCTTCGATGTCGAGCTTCGCAAGATCTTCGCTCCCCTTGGCCGGTCCACCTCCTTGCCCGTGGGCATGTCAGACGCCCTGGGAATCAATGATTACCACGCCGCCGAACGTTTGCGGATCAAATACGTGGTCTGA